ATCGCGTACCGCCGTCACGGCGACGGGCTACCGGTGATCCTGGTCGGCGGGGCCCTGAGCACCGCGGCCGACGAGGCGCCGCTGGCCGCCCTGCTGGCCCCGCGCTTCACGGCCGTCACGTACGACCGGCGGGGGCGCGGGGCGAGCGGAGACGGCGGTCCGTGGTCGCTGCGCCGCGAGATCGAGGACCTGGCGGCGGTCGCGGCTGCGGCGGGCGGGCGCGTCTCACTGTTCGGCATGCTGTCGGGCGGGGCGCTGGCTCTGGAGGCGCAGGCCGCTGGGCTGCCCGTGGACCTGCTGGCGGTCTACCAGCCGCCGTACACCCCTGGGCCGGACGGCCTGCTGTACAAGTCACGCTGCACGGCGCTGCTGCACCGGCTGCTCGCGGAGGGCGACCGGGCCGGGGCGGTCGAGCTGTACCTGTCACAGACCGGGATCCCGGAGGAGACGGTCGCCCGCATGCGCCGGGCCCCGCTGTGGGCGGGCCTGGAAGCGGTGGCCCACACCCTCGCGTACGACGACGCCCTGCTGGGTGACGGCGCGGTGCCCGTCGCACGGTTCGCGTCCGTCACGGCGCGCACCCTCGTCATGACGGGCGGCTTCAGCACGGAGCAGGCCAGGACGACGAGCCTGGCCCTCGCGGCAGCGGTCCCACGCGCCAGGCAGCGCACCCTGACCGGTCAGACCCGCGAGCTGGCACCGCACGCGATCGCGCCGGTGCTGGCGGAGTTCTTCGCCCGGGAGGTGTTCGCCGGACGGGTTTCCCGATGACTTCGCGCGGGTCACGTCCGTACAGGGGTCGGACGTGACCCGCGCGGAAGACCAGGTGGCTCCGGACGGCCCTCAGCCGCCCGCCGCCGCCCTCTCCCTGCGCACCGTCGTCGCGATCGTCGCCGAGCCGACGACCCGCGTCCCGTCGTACAGCACGACCGCCTGGCCCGGTGCCACACCCCGGACCGGCTCGGTGAAATCGACCGACAGGATGCCGTCGGTCAGCTCGGCCGTCACCTCGGTCTCGCCGCCGTGGGCCCTCAGCTGAGCGGTGTACGTGCCGGGCCCGGACGGGGCCGTGCCGCACCAGCGGGGCTTGATCGCGGTGAGGGCGGTGACGTCCAGGGCCTCCACCGGGCCGACCGTCACCGTGTTGTTCACCGGGGAGATGTCCAGGACGTAGCGGGGCTTGCCGTCGGGGGCCGGGTGGCCGATGCGCAGGCCCTTGCGCTGGCCGATGGTGAAGCCGAACGCGCCCTCGTGGGTGCCGACCTTGGCGCCCTCCTCGTCGAGGATGTCGCCCTCCGCCGGGCCGCCGAGCCGGCCGGCCAGGAAGCCCTGGGTGTCGCCGTCCGCGATGAAGCAGATGTCGTGGCTGTCGGGCTTCTTCGCGACCGCCAGACCGCGGCGCTCGGCCTCGGCCCGGATCTCGTCCTTGGTGGTGAGGGTGTCGCCCAGCGGGAACATCGCGTGGGCGAGCTGCCTCTCGTCCAGGACACCGAGGACGTAGCTCTGGTCCTTGGCCATGTCCGAGGCACGGTGCATCTCGCGGGTGCCGTCGTCCTTCAGCACGACCGTGGCGTAGTGGCCGGTGCAGACCGCGTCGAAGCCGAGGGCCAGCGCCTTGTCGAGCAGCGCCGCGAACTTGATCTTCTCGTTGCAGCGCAGGCAGGGGTTGGGCGTCCGCCCGGCCTCGTACTCCGCGACGAAGTCGTCCACGACGTCCTCACGGAAGCGTTCCGCCAGGTCCCAGACGTAGAACGGGATGCCGATGACGTCCGCCGCGCGGCGGGCGTCCCGGGAGTCCTCGATGGTGCAACAGCCGCGCGCGCCCGTACGGAAGGACTGCGGGTTCGCGGAGAGGGCGAGGTGCACACCGGTCACGTCGTGGCCTGCCTCGGCGGCTCGGGCGGCCGCGACGGCGGAGTCGACTCCGCCCGACATGGCGGCGAGCACGCGGAGGGGGCGCTGGGAGGTCTCAGTCATAGCTTCTCCAGAGTACGGGGCCCCGGGAACCGAATGCTCTCGGATAAGCGTTGTGGAGCACATGGGGAACAATGGGAATGCCGGATCACCGGGCGAAGGCCCTGGTCACGGCATCAGTCGCCGCACACTGCTGATCGGTGGCGGTGCGGTGGCGGCGGCGGGCACGGCCGCTCTGGCCGCGGAGGAGGTGCGGCGCCTCTGGTGGCGGGTGCCGGGTGTCGAGAAGCCGCGCAAGGACGGGGAGCTGGACTACGCCCCGGCGCAGTGGGTCGCGGCCTCCGAGGCGAACTGGCGGCGGGCCGACCGCCCCGACGACTACGGCGTGGACCGGGTGATCGTCCATGTCACCCAGGGCAGCTACGCCAGCGCGGTCAAGG
The DNA window shown above is from Streptomyces sp. Alt3 and carries:
- the mnmA gene encoding tRNA 2-thiouridine(34) synthase MnmA gives rise to the protein MTETSQRPLRVLAAMSGGVDSAVAAARAAEAGHDVTGVHLALSANPQSFRTGARGCCTIEDSRDARRAADVIGIPFYVWDLAERFREDVVDDFVAEYEAGRTPNPCLRCNEKIKFAALLDKALALGFDAVCTGHYATVVLKDDGTREMHRASDMAKDQSYVLGVLDERQLAHAMFPLGDTLTTKDEIRAEAERRGLAVAKKPDSHDICFIADGDTQGFLAGRLGGPAEGDILDEEGAKVGTHEGAFGFTIGQRKGLRIGHPAPDGKPRYVLDISPVNNTVTVGPVEALDVTALTAIKPRWCGTAPSGPGTYTAQLRAHGGETEVTAELTDGILSVDFTEPVRGVAPGQAVVLYDGTRVVGSATIATTVRRERAAAGG
- a CDS encoding alpha/beta fold hydrolase, which translates into the protein MDKTLSRDGTSIAYRRHGDGLPVILVGGALSTAADEAPLAALLAPRFTAVTYDRRGRGASGDGGPWSLRREIEDLAAVAAAAGGRVSLFGMLSGGALALEAQAAGLPVDLLAVYQPPYTPGPDGLLYKSRCTALLHRLLAEGDRAGAVELYLSQTGIPEETVARMRRAPLWAGLEAVAHTLAYDDALLGDGAVPVARFASVTARTLVMTGGFSTEQARTTSLALAAAVPRARQRTLTGQTRELAPHAIAPVLAEFFAREVFAGRVSR